Proteins encoded by one window of Antechinus flavipes isolate AdamAnt ecotype Samford, QLD, Australia chromosome 4, AdamAnt_v2, whole genome shotgun sequence:
- the TEN1 gene encoding CST complex subunit TEN1, with protein MLPRAGIYYFPWEISAGAVPEGETVRTFGRFQCYDMVRSRVTLVAQHESVQHQVHVCTKLVEPFQAQPGSLYMVLGEYDRSDDMVSMVKARVLTCVEGINLPLLEQAIQKQRKYHQEREHQQGKGSQGHGQESKNDS; from the exons ATGCTCCCCAGAGCGGGAATCTATTACTTTCCTTGGGAGATCAGTGCTGGTGCAGTCCCAGAAGGAGAAACTGTGAGAACATTTGGCAG GTTCCAGTGTTATGATATGGTTCGGTCCAGAGTGACTTTGGTGGCTCAGCATGAATCGGTCCAGCATCAGGTCCATGTCTGCACCAAGCTGGTGGAGCCATTCCAAGCCCAGCCAGGCTCCCTGTACATGGTGCTGGGGGAGTACGACCGGAGCGACG ATATGGTTTCCATGGTAAAAGCTCGTGTACTGACCTGTGTGGAGGGGATAAACCTGCCTTTGTTAGAGCAAGCCATCCAGAAGCAGAGGAAGTATCACCAGGAGAGGGAACATCAGCAAGGGAAGGGGAGCCAAGGACATGGGCAGGAGAGCAAGAACGACTCCTAA
- the CDK3 gene encoding cyclin-dependent kinase 3 yields the protein MDVFQKVEKIGEGTYGVVYKARNKQTGQLVALKKIRLDSETEGVPSTAIREISLLKELKHPNIVSRLLDVVHSEKKLYLVFEFLSQDLKKYMDSAAATELPLHLVKSYLFQLLQGVNFCHSHRVIHRDLKPQNLLINELGAIKLADFGLARAFGVPLRTYTHEVVTLWYRAPEILLGCKFYSTAVDVWSIGCIFAEMVTRRALFPGDSEIDQLFRIFRTLGTPSEAMWPGVTQLPDYKGSFPKWTRKSIEEIVPALDPEGKDLLMQLLQYDPNRRISAKAALTHHYFSSCKSCSAPRQCMLEHFCR from the exons ATGGATGTGTTCCAGAAGGTGGAGAAGATTGGTGAGGGCACTTATGGGGTGGTGTACAAGGCCAGGAACAAGCAGACAGGGCAGCTGGTGGCCCTGAAGAAGATCCGCCTGGACTC GGAGACCGAGGGCGTCCCAAGCACCGCCATTCGGGAGATCTCCCTTCTCAAAGAGCTTAAGCACCCCAACATTGTCAG CAGGCTGCTAGATGTGGTGCACAGCGAGAAAAAGCTGTACCTGGTGTTTGAGTTCCTCAGCCAGGACCTGAAGAAATATATGGACTCGGCTGCGGCCACGGAGCTTCCTCTGCACCTGGTCAAG AGCTACCTCTTCCAGCTGCTGCAGGGGGTGAACTTCTGCCACTCCCACCGCGTCATCCACCGGGACCTGAAGCCCCAGAACCTCCTCATCAACGAGCTGGGGGCCATCAAGCTGGCCGACTTCGGGCTGGCCCGGGCCTTCGGGGTGCCCCTGCGCACCTACACCCACGAG GTGGTGACCCTCTGGTATCGCGCCCCTGAGATCCTCCTGGGCTGCAAGTTCTACTCCACGGCCGTGGATGTCTGGAGCATCGGGTGCATCTTTGCAGAGATG GTGACGCGCAGGGCCCTGTTTCCTGGTGACTCTGAAATCGACCAGCTGTTCCGGATTTTTCGGACCCTGGGCACACCCAGCGAGGCCATGTGGCCGGGGGTCACCCAGCTGCCAGACTACAAGGGCAGCTTCCCCAAGTGGACCAGGAAGTCGATAGAGGAGATTGTCCCCGCCCTTGACCCAGAGGGCAAGGACCTGCTCATG CAGTTGCTACAATATGACCCAAACAGGCGCATCTCAGCCAAGGCAGCTCTAACCCACCACTATTTCTCCTCTTGCAAGTCATGCTCGGCCCCACGTCAGTGCATGTTGGAGCATTTTTGCCGGTGA
- the LOC127560449 gene encoding uncharacterized protein LOC127560449 has protein sequence MWDCIYRCVSVCVLCGLACTGVYSMWACMHRCMCSMWACMYRCVSVWILRGLVCTGVCLYGFHVGLYVQVCIQMYVCVCSMWVCVYRCVFSVGLYVQVCVCMDSTWACTYRCVSVWVPRGLVCTGVHSDVCLCVFYVGLCVQVCVLCGLVCTGVCLYGFYVGLYVQVCVCMGSTWACMYRCASRCVSVCVLCAFVCPGVCSLWVCVYRCRCVQVCAHTRVCGGHGCVCDCGGRMSLGHVPAHPGQTGVILQDTEVGMVALWESRPLPSVGGYQWPALPLTAASPYKTRGVGPSPSDAPASHCHQ, from the exons ATGTGGGATTGTATATAcaggtgtgtgtctgtgtgtgttctATGTGGGCTTGCATGTACAGGTGTGTATTCTATGTGGGCTTGCATGCACAGGTGTATGTGTTCTATGTGGGCTTGTATGTACAGGTGTGTGTCTGTATGGATTCTACGTGGGCTTGTATGTACAGGTGTGTGTCTGTATGGGTTCCACGTGGGCTTGTATGTACAGGTGTGCATTCagatgtatgtctgtgtgtgttcTATGTGGGTTTGTGTGTACAGGTGTGTGTTCTCTGTGGGCTTGTATGTACAGGTGTGTGTCTGTATGGATTCTACGTGGGCTTGTACGTACAGGTGTGTGTCTGTATGGGTTCCACGTGGGCTTGTATGTACAGGTGTGCATTCagatgtatgtctgtgtgtgttcTATGTGGGTTTGTGTGTACAGGTGTGTGTTCTCTGTGGGCTTGTATGTACAGGTGTGTGTCTGTATGGATTCTACGTGGGCTTGTATGTACAG GTGTGTGTCTGTATGGGTTCCACGTGGGCTTGTATGTACAGGTGTGCATCCagatgtgtgtctgtgtgtgttctATGTGCGTTTGTGTGTCCAGGTGTGTGTTCTCTGTGGGTTTGTGTGTACAGGTGTAGGTGTGTACAGGTATGTGCACACACACGTGTTTGTGGGGGGCATGGGTGTGTATGTGATTGTGGGGGGAGGATGAGTCTGGGGCATGTGCCTGCACACCCAGGGCAGACTGGCGTGATACTCCAGGATACTGAGGTGGGTATGGTGGCTCTCTGGGAGAGCCGTCCCCTTCCCTCTGTGGGTGGTTACCAGTGGCCAGCTCTCCCCCTGACAGCTGCGTCCCCTTATAAAACACGTGGGGTTGGTCCGTCTCCCTCGGATGCTCCGGCCTCTCACTGTCATCAGTGA